From one Streptococcus pneumoniae genomic stretch:
- a CDS encoding amino acid ABC transporter substrate-binding protein, giving the protein MKKILKYTAVVAGLLAGATLVACSNGKSSDNATSGKKEVIVATNASPKPFNYEEDGKLTGYEIEVVRAIFKDSDKYDVKFETTEWSGIFAGLDSDRYQMAVNNISYTKERAGKYLYAAPIAQNPNVLVVNKDDNSIKSLDDIGGKSTEVVQGTNSAVQLEKYNEEHADNPTILNYTKADFQQIMGHLSDGKFDYKIFDKIGVETVIKNQNLTNLKTIELPSDQQPYVYPLLAQGQDELKDFVDKRIKELYKDGTLEKLSKEFFGDNYLPAEADIK; this is encoded by the coding sequence ATGAAAAAAATTCTAAAATATACAGCAGTTGTAGCAGGACTTTTAGCAGGAGCAACCTTAGTCGCATGCTCAAATGGCAAATCGTCTGACAATGCTACTTCTGGTAAAAAAGAAGTGATTGTTGCTACCAATGCTTCACCAAAACCATTTAACTATGAAGAAGACGGCAAATTGACAGGCTATGAGATTGAAGTCGTGCGTGCAATTTTCAAAGACTCAGACAAGTATGATGTCAAATTTGAAACGACAGAATGGTCAGGAATCTTTGCAGGGCTTGATAGTGACCGTTACCAAATGGCGGTAAACAACATCAGCTATACCAAAGAACGAGCTGGGAAATACCTATATGCTGCACCGATTGCGCAAAATCCAAATGTCTTGGTTGTGAACAAAGATGATAACAGTATCAAATCACTAGATGACATCGGTGGCAAGTCAACAGAAGTCGTGCAAGGAACAAACTCAGCTGTTCAGCTTGAAAAATACAATGAAGAACATGCTGATAATCCAACCATTCTCAACTACACCAAAGCAGATTTCCAACAAATCATGGGGCACTTAAGCGATGGTAAGTTTGACTATAAGATTTTTGATAAGATTGGTGTAGAAACCGTGATTAAAAATCAAAACTTGACCAACCTGAAAACGATTGAGTTGCCAAGTGACCAACAACCTTATGTTTATCCACTGCTTGCCCAAGGTCAAGATGAGTTGAAAGACTTTGTAGATAAACGAATCAAGGAACTGTACAAAGACGGAACGCTTGAAAAGCTATCTAAAGAGTTCTTTGGAGACAATTATTTACCAGCAGAAGCAGACATCAAATAA
- a CDS encoding aminoglycoside adenylyltransferase domain-containing protein: MDSVHPCLAAIKHTIPQLLRENLVGIYLHGSYALEDFDYDRSDLDYLIVVKVPLKLSEKEALMKLTMEKLWTLAPAKKLEFHVLLQTDLQDWTTSNRFDFHFSPYHLAAYLKDPRTFCLKMNGLDQDLWTHIPVTKTCGVTLVGAKKEQSFPDIPEAIYWNSILADIATAETEILKNPVYTILNLCRSLAFLKDKCILSKRAGGYWALLHTSTLNPAVIQAALDAHTKSRAFPQNFSQQELENFALSSLKQISSLSHKGGTP, encoded by the coding sequence ATGGATTCTGTGCACCCCTGTTTAGCCGCAATCAAACATACCATTCCTCAGCTTCTAAGGGAAAATCTTGTGGGCATCTATCTCCACGGCTCCTATGCTTTAGAGGATTTCGATTATGATAGAAGTGATCTGGATTACCTCATCGTCGTAAAAGTTCCCCTAAAACTGTCTGAAAAAGAAGCACTGATGAAGCTGACGATGGAGAAACTCTGGACTCTTGCTCCTGCTAAGAAATTGGAATTCCATGTCCTACTCCAAACAGACTTACAGGATTGGACCACTTCCAATCGCTTTGATTTTCATTTTTCTCCCTATCACCTAGCAGCCTATCTGAAAGACCCTCGGACATTTTGCCTAAAAATGAACGGGCTAGACCAAGATCTGTGGACACATATCCCTGTGACTAAGACTTGCGGTGTGACCCTAGTAGGAGCAAAAAAAGAACAGAGCTTTCCCGATATCCCTGAGGCAATCTACTGGAATAGTATCTTAGCAGACATTGCAACTGCTGAGACAGAGATTCTGAAAAATCCTGTTTACACCATCTTAAATCTTTGCCGTTCTCTTGCTTTTCTAAAGGACAAATGCATTCTTTCCAAAAGGGCGGGTGGCTACTGGGCACTTCTTCATACTAGCACGCTCAATCCAGCCGTCATTCAGGCAGCTCTTGATGCACATACCAAGTCCAGAGCTTTCCCTCAAAACTTTTCACAACAAGAACTAGAAAACTTTGCTTTATCCTCTCTAAAGCAGATTTCTAGTCTATCTCACAAAGGAGGCACCCCATGA